One stretch of Miscanthus floridulus cultivar M001 chromosome 18, ASM1932011v1, whole genome shotgun sequence DNA includes these proteins:
- the LOC136523013 gene encoding flocculation protein FLO11-like produces the protein MSSRAPAATTTMLRARETAGAAGTDHLWAKAAELERDFAGYKRRLAERRAHAVAEVAGRAGGGEEGVGDAAGRGRRYEEYVRRRDERLRQEWRARMERKEAEVQALWARLDRTGSRGSRRGGGDHDGGELAAAASHAREDQVRPPQKPGNLVVKVKPSTPVTPRGGNPSHPPAAKLARPRTSVPSSLAAGSPSPRLSTPDPRRRPSSHLHRGQPQAQAQPLATPRKENNRLPPPPSAALAAAASPATPRPRTSTMLSRSRSMFKDRGSSSVAVGGESPRPSRFLPPRSTYDGASSNLKQPTPSPRADDAIALVRSSSCSREQTVVADRRKASAVAPEPFLVKRSGNDIEPTSAPLVASKERDLPCISEITPAGCGNADNKSIQQEYVDQSSEKFGSEEITGDSDTEPSYVYIKKDSDEQTPRPPQASDGVGTCPGPEPRSDTDNKEDSDNVEDTMESTGSNKVAGETPAADAEEEFRRESSESLYSNVQSSFSPRSELDTSATGSPLPSATEQSPESNTSPWTGKKSTEVEDALKRPPTPTTPRSSVQSPMDAVNGLKRLLTFGKRNGKASDAVAAVERAPHSVAPAPPATAGDDGSVSGECPAGGSAKLTVDSSDDLDNSYVISPHVGSLQSVGPSHPASSELKEPVLHAKSPRVHRSFFSFSSFKSRAN, from the exons ATGTCGTCGCGAGCTCCAGCAGCGACGACGACCATGCTGCGCGCGAGGGAGACCGCGGGCGCTGCGGGCACGGACCACCTGTGGGCGAAGGCGGCCGAGCTGGAGCGGGACTTCGCCGGGTACAAGCGCCGCCTCGCCGAGAGGAGGGCGCATGCCGTCGCCGAGGTCGCCGGTCGCGCCGGTGGCGGCGAGGAGGGCGTCGGGGATGCGGCCGGGAGGGGGAGAAGGTACGAGGAGTACGTGAGGAGGAGGGACGAGCGGCTGCGCCAGGAGTGGCGCGCGCGCATGGAGCGCAAGGAGGCCGAGGTGCAGGCGCTCTGGGCGCGCCTCGACCGCACCGGCTCGCGAGGCAGCCGGCGTGGCGGCGGTGACCATGACGGCGGCGAGCTCGCGGCAGCCGCCAGTCACGCCAGAGAG GACCAAGTTAGGCCGCCGCAGAAGCCCGGGAATTTGGTGGTGAAAGTGAAGCCATCCACCCCTGTCACGCCACGGGGCGGCAACCCGAGTCACCCGCCGGCCGCGAAGCTGGCACGGCCCCGGACCAGTGTGCCATCGTCGCTGGCGGCAGGCAGCCCGAGCCCGAGGCTGTCCACCCCCGACCCCAGGCGGCGTCCGTCGTCGCACCTGCACCGGGGGCAGCCGCAGGCGCAGGCGCAACCACTCGCCACGCCACGGAAGGAGAATAAcaggctgccgccgccgccgtccgccgcgCTGGCCGCGGCGGCATCACCGGCCACGCCTAGACCGAGGACGTCGACGATGCTGTCACGGAGCAGGAGCATGTTCAAGGACCGCGGCTCCTCCTCCGTCGCCGTCGGCGGTGAGAGTCCCAGGCCGTCACGGTTCCTGCCGCCTCGGTCGACCTACGACGGTGCAAGCAGCAACCTCAAACAACCGACTCCGTCCCCGCGAGCCGACGACGCCATAGCCCTGGTGCGGAGCAGTTCCTGTTCCAGGGAGCAGACGGTTGTCGCTGATCGTAGGAAGGCATCTGCCGTCGCTCCCGAGCCGTTTCTTGTTAAAAGATCAGGCAACGACATCGAGCCCACGTCAGCGCCTCTGGTGGCTTCGAAGGAGAGGGACCTACCTTGTATCAGCGAGATTACTCCAGCCGGTTGTGGAAATGCTGACAACAAAAGCATCCAACAAGAATATGTCGATCAATCTTCAGAAAAGTTCGGGAGTGAAGAGATTACCGGAGACTCTGACACCGAGCCGAGCTACGTGTACATCAAGAAGGACAGTGATGAGCAAACTCCGAGGCCTCCTCAGGCATCGGATGGTGTCGGGACATGTCCAGGGCCTGAGCCACGATCTGACACTGACAATAAGGAGGACAGCGACAATGTCGAGGACACCATGGAATCAACTGGCAGCAATAAGGTCGCCGGAGAAACCCCAGCAGCTGACGCAGAAGAAGAGTTCCGAAGGGAGAGCTCTGAATCTCTGTACTCAAACGTTCAGTCTTCCTTCTCCCCAAGATCTGAGCTCGACACATCGGCCACCGGCTCCCCGCTCCCCAGCGCCACTGAGCAATCGCCGGAGTCCAACACTTCGCCATGGACAGGGAAGAAGAGCACGGAAGTGGAAGATGCCCTGAAGCGACCACCAACTCCGACCACCCCGAGGAGCAGTGTGCAGTCACCGATGGATGCCGTCAACGGGCTCAAGCGGCTGCTGACCTTCGGCAAGAGAAACGGCAAGGCCAGTGACGCGGTGGCAGCTGTTGAGCGCGCCCCGCATTCCGTGGCACCTGCTCCTCCGGCGACAGCGGGTGATGATGGCAGCGTCAGCGGAGAGTGCCCGGCAGGCGGTTCGGCCAAGCTGACAGTGGACTCATCAGATGATCTGGACAACAGTTATGTCATCTCTCCACACG TTGGGTCCTTGCAAAGCGTTGGGCCATCTCACCCTGCGAGTTCTGAACTGAAGGAACCAGTTCTGCACGCGAAATCACCAAGAG TGCATCGATCGTTCTTCTCGTTTTCATCGTTCAAGTCTAGAGCAAATTGA